From one Anopheles bellator chromosome 1, idAnoBellAS_SP24_06.2, whole genome shotgun sequence genomic stretch:
- the LOC131206241 gene encoding F-box only protein 33 isoform X2, whose protein sequence is MSKSPNWGRLPALAITNVFNYLDHQDRLNASTVCWHWRSVIFQPRFFNRIQFDVAREHNKKNGFFLQKLAHIVREVKISFDSCNLYDVELTTEILYKLSKSARLLSLTILPKYATLVTPGRFYSEEEWNYILKLFVQPLKALLNRSNPPLRVLDLGCSEILALHASDFLTCTAKPQYLEELGLATVKQDPGHYPLGLVEPTLFEKCSSLRVLSLDYDILCDELLHTLQLLPLRQLIVHVHGIDEDHPEVSEAAWASFRSRNPQAELHLTLVCAYEAVDILHSHILRPSMPLSHLKVLFCERINCEALEYLSRHYKETLTSMVWIDSMRIEEYRNVMEMVLRTEQDPLVMMAWRCKKLQEIVIHGYVLDPHNLVGVSRLRGRELRLLEVSRVDLSISSVMMAPFIEEISTQLGKKWCPLDAKTLPPALGFYPVSDEVRDQYILKFIRKDIMH, encoded by the exons ATGAGCAAGAGCCCAAACTGGGGCCGTCTCCCTGCCCTTGCGATAACGAACGTGTTCAACTATCTGGACCACCAGGATCGGCTGAACGCGTCGACGGTATGCTGGCACTGGCGGTCGGTCATTTTTCAACCCAG GTTTTTCAACCGCATCCAGTTTGATGTTGCACGGGAGCACAACAAAAAGaatggtttctttttgcaaAAGCTTGCTCACATCGTGCGGGAAGTGAAGATTTCGTTCGACTCCTGCAACCTCTACGATGTTGAGCTAACGACAGAAATTCTATACAA GCTCAGCAAAAGCGCACGGTTGCTTAGCCTGACGATCTTGCCGAAGTATGCCACACTGGTTACGCCGGGTCGCTTCTACTCCGAGGAAGAATGGAACTACATTCTCAA ACTTTTTGTTCAACCCCTGAAGGCTCTGCTCAATCGCAGCAACCCTCCGCTTCGTGTGCTCGATTTGGGTTGCTCCGAAATTCTTGCCCTCCATGCATCCGACTTCCTAACC TGCACTGCCAAACCACAGTACTTGGAAGAGCTTGGATTGGCCACCGTTAAGCAGGATCCAGGGCACTATCCGCTCGGATTGGTTGAACCGACGTTGTTCGAAAAGTGCAGCTCCCTGCGCGTGCTATCGCTCGACTATGACATCCTGTGCGACGAGCTTCTGCACACGCTGCAGTTACTGCCGCTGCGGCAACTGATCGTGCATGTTCATGGAATCGATGAAGATCATCCAGAAGTGTCGGAGGCGGCATGGGCCAGCTTCCGGAGCAGGAATCCGCAAGCAGAGCTCCACCTAACGCTGGTTTGCGCGTATGAAGCGGTCGACATCCTGCACAGCCACATCCTGCGCCCATCGATGCCACTTTCCCATCTGAAGGTGCTGTTCTGTGAACGA ATCAATTGTGAAGCATTGGAATATCTGTCCCGTCACTACAAGGAGACGCTCACGAGCATGGTGTGGATCGATTCAATG CGTATCGAAGAGTACCGCAATGTGATGGAAATGGTGCTCCGCACCGAGCAGGACCCACTGGTGATGATGGCCTGGCGATGTAAGAAGCTGCAAGAAATCGTCATCCACGGTTATGTGCTTGATCCACACAATCTGGTCGGTGTGTCCCGCTTGCGGGGCCGTGAGCTACGCCTGCTCGAGGTATCCCGCGTTGATTTGTCGATCTCTTCCGTCATGATGGCACCGTTTATCGAG GAAATAAGCACACAACTGGGTAAGAAGTGGTGTCCGCTCGATGCGAAAACACTTCCGCCTGCGCTCGGGTTCTATCCCGTGTCGGATGAGGTACGTGATCAGTACATTTTGAAGTTTATTCGTAAGGATATTATGCATTAA
- the LOC131206593 gene encoding uncharacterized protein LOC131206593 isoform X1 has protein sequence MKCKFVWGLWAILSLVSWQSVDGKPPYRSVDERVSQDLWLRHRFKRQFSLNFGATHEDGYGTDVNAEALANLWRSKSGNTKVDGSATYTQHFGGVAGDGKARISGLLTFSHNY, from the exons ATGAAGTGTAAGTTCGTTTGGGGTTTGTGGGCCATTTTGTCACTCGTATCCTGGCAGTCGGTAGATGGTAAACCGCCctatcggtcggtcgacgaACGCGTTTCGCAGGATCTTTGG CTGAGGCATCGTTTCAAGCGGCAGTTTTCGCTCAACTTTGGTGCCACACACGAGGACGGTTACGGGACGGATGTGAATGCAGAAGCGCTGGCCAACCTTTGGCGGAGCAAGAGCGGAAATACGAAGGTGGACGGTTCTGCGACCTATACGCAGCACTTTGGTGGCGTGGCCGGAGACGGTAAAGCGCGCATTAGCGGATTGTTAACCTTTTCCCACAACTACTGA
- the LOC131206594 gene encoding NADH dehydrogenase [ubiquinone] 1 alpha subcomplex subunit 5, giving the protein MAGVIKKATGLTGMHVAKNPHHTLTALYNKILRAVSKMPQEAAYRRYTEQTVSERAKIVATTPNVLEIEQKINCGQVEELILQAENELMLARKMLGWKPWEPLAKQAPPTQWTWPPAKLPELK; this is encoded by the exons ATGGCCGGTGTTATCAAAAAG GCAACGGGACTGACTGGCATGCATGTGGCCAAAAACCCTCACCACACGCTGACGGCGCTGTACAACAAAATATTGCGCGCCGTTTCGAAGATGCCGCAAGAGGCTGCGTATCGTCGATACACCGAGCAGACCGTTTCGGAGCGAGCAAAAATTGTTGCTACG ACACCGAACGTGCTGGAGATCGAACAAAAGATCAACTGCGGCCAGGTGGAAGAGTTAATCCTGCAGGCGGAAAACGAATTGATGTTGGCGCGCAAAATGCTGGGCTGGAAGCCGTGGGAACCGTTGGCCAAACAAGCACCACCCACCCAGTGGACATGGCCACCAGCCAAACTGCCGGAGCTGAAGTAG
- the LOC131206593 gene encoding uncharacterized protein LOC131206593 isoform X2, whose product MKCKFVWGLWAILSLVSWQSVDGKPPYRSVDERVSQDLWLRHRFKRQFSLNFGATHEDGYGTDVNAEALANLWRSKSGNTKVDGSATYTQHFGGVAGDGRDYRLKLKVVFTR is encoded by the exons ATGAAGTGTAAGTTCGTTTGGGGTTTGTGGGCCATTTTGTCACTCGTATCCTGGCAGTCGGTAGATGGTAAACCGCCctatcggtcggtcgacgaACGCGTTTCGCAGGATCTTTGG CTGAGGCATCGTTTCAAGCGGCAGTTTTCGCTCAACTTTGGTGCCACACACGAGGACGGTTACGGGACGGATGTGAATGCAGAAGCGCTGGCCAACCTTTGGCGGAGCAAGAGCGGAAATACGAAGGTGGACGGTTCTGCGACCTATACGCAGCACTTTGGTGGCGTGGCCGGAGACG GGCGTGATTACCGATTGAAGCTGAAGGTAGTTTTCACCCGCTAA
- the LOC131206241 gene encoding F-box only protein 33 isoform X1 encodes MSKSPNWGRLPALAITNVFNYLDHQDRLNASTVCWHWRSVIFQPRFFNRIQFDVAREHNKKNGFFLQKLAHIVREVKISFDSCNLYDVELTTEILYKLSKSARLLSLTILPKYATLVTPGRFYSEEEWNYILKLFVQPLKALLNRSNPPLRVLDLGCSEILALHASDFLTCTAKPQYLEELGLATVKQDPGHYPLGLVEPTLFEKCSSLRVLSLDYDILCDELLHTLQLLPLRQLIVHVHGIDEDHPEVSEAAWASFRSRNPQAELHLTLVCAYEAVDILHSHILRPSMPLSHLKVLFCERINCEALEYLSRHYKETLTSMVWIDSMRIEEYRNVMEMVLRTEQDPLVMMAWRCKKLQEIVIHGYVLDPHNLVGVSRLRGRELRLLEVSRVDLSISSVMMAPFIEEISTQLGKKWCPLDAKTLPPALGFYPVSDEPSPCYINQQKQLIYSAQRMCLKT; translated from the exons ATGAGCAAGAGCCCAAACTGGGGCCGTCTCCCTGCCCTTGCGATAACGAACGTGTTCAACTATCTGGACCACCAGGATCGGCTGAACGCGTCGACGGTATGCTGGCACTGGCGGTCGGTCATTTTTCAACCCAG GTTTTTCAACCGCATCCAGTTTGATGTTGCACGGGAGCACAACAAAAAGaatggtttctttttgcaaAAGCTTGCTCACATCGTGCGGGAAGTGAAGATTTCGTTCGACTCCTGCAACCTCTACGATGTTGAGCTAACGACAGAAATTCTATACAA GCTCAGCAAAAGCGCACGGTTGCTTAGCCTGACGATCTTGCCGAAGTATGCCACACTGGTTACGCCGGGTCGCTTCTACTCCGAGGAAGAATGGAACTACATTCTCAA ACTTTTTGTTCAACCCCTGAAGGCTCTGCTCAATCGCAGCAACCCTCCGCTTCGTGTGCTCGATTTGGGTTGCTCCGAAATTCTTGCCCTCCATGCATCCGACTTCCTAACC TGCACTGCCAAACCACAGTACTTGGAAGAGCTTGGATTGGCCACCGTTAAGCAGGATCCAGGGCACTATCCGCTCGGATTGGTTGAACCGACGTTGTTCGAAAAGTGCAGCTCCCTGCGCGTGCTATCGCTCGACTATGACATCCTGTGCGACGAGCTTCTGCACACGCTGCAGTTACTGCCGCTGCGGCAACTGATCGTGCATGTTCATGGAATCGATGAAGATCATCCAGAAGTGTCGGAGGCGGCATGGGCCAGCTTCCGGAGCAGGAATCCGCAAGCAGAGCTCCACCTAACGCTGGTTTGCGCGTATGAAGCGGTCGACATCCTGCACAGCCACATCCTGCGCCCATCGATGCCACTTTCCCATCTGAAGGTGCTGTTCTGTGAACGA ATCAATTGTGAAGCATTGGAATATCTGTCCCGTCACTACAAGGAGACGCTCACGAGCATGGTGTGGATCGATTCAATG CGTATCGAAGAGTACCGCAATGTGATGGAAATGGTGCTCCGCACCGAGCAGGACCCACTGGTGATGATGGCCTGGCGATGTAAGAAGCTGCAAGAAATCGTCATCCACGGTTATGTGCTTGATCCACACAATCTGGTCGGTGTGTCCCGCTTGCGGGGCCGTGAGCTACGCCTGCTCGAGGTATCCCGCGTTGATTTGTCGATCTCTTCCGTCATGATGGCACCGTTTATCGAG GAAATAAGCACACAACTGGGTAAGAAGTGGTGTCCGCTCGATGCGAAAACACTTCCGCCTGCGCTCGGGTTCTATCCCGTGTCGGATGAG CCTTCGCCATGCTATATCAACCAGCAGAAGCAGTTAATCTATAGCGCCCAGAGGATGTGCTTGAAAACATGA